GAAACGTGATAGCAACCTGTTGCTTCATAACAAGTTAGTTGATTCCGTCAGGGCCGAATGCGCCGCAAGTGTCGGGTCCGATACGCAGGTTCATATGCCTGAATAGAACGGGCATGATGTATCGTCGCCCGGCCGGCTCCGCCCTGTTGTTTCCACACACGTAGACATGAATGAGTAATGGCACTTGTAGACTGGCAAGACGCAGGCAGCTTTACGGATATCAAGTATCACAAAGCTGAAGGAATTGCCAAGATCACAATCAATCGACCCGAAGTTCGCAACGCATTCAGGCCGCTGACAGTGACTGAAATGCGACGGGCTCTGAACGACGCGCGAGACGATCACACGATCGGAGTCATCGTTCTGACGGGTGAGGGTCCCGAAGCATTCTGCTCGGGCGGGGACCAGCGAATTCGAGGCGATGCCGGATATGCAGAGGACGACACAGGCGTCATGCGATTGAATGTGCTCGATTTGCAGCGCGAAATCCGATCCTGCCCGAAGCCTGTCATCGCCATGGTGGCCGGTTGGGCCGTCGGCGGCGGTCACGTCCTGCACGTGTTCTGCGACCTCACCATCGCTGCTGACAACGCACGTTTCATGCAGACCGGTCCGAAGGTCGGCTCCTTCGACGGAGGCTTCGGAGCAAGCTATCTCGCTCGAATTGTTGGTCAGAAGAAGGCGCGAGAAATCTGGTTTTTGTGCCGGCCGTACGACGCGCAGCAGGCGCTTGAAATGGGTCTCGTCAACACCGTCGTTCCGCTCGATCGACTGGAGGACGAGACGGTGCAGTGGTGTCGCGAGATTCTCGCTAATTCGCAGATGGCCATCAGGTGTCTGAAGGCCGGGCTCAACGCGGATTGCGACGGGCAGGTGGGCCTCCAGGAGCTGGCGGGCAATGCGACGATGTTGTTCTACATGAGCGAAGAAGGTAAGGAAGGCAAGAACGCGTTCCTGGAGAAGCGCAAGCCGGATTTCGGCAAATTCCCGTATCGACCGTAGCGCGGCATGGCTTCAGTCTCAACGTGGATTCTAGCGAGTCGGCCCAAAACCCTGTTCGCCACCGTCGCACCCGTCCTCGTCGGAACGGCGATGGCTGTAGAGGCCGGGGGGGTGCACATATTGTCGGCCACGTTATGCCTTCTGGCCGCTGTTCTCATCCAGATCGGCACCAACTTTCACAACGACGTTGCCGACTTCGAGAAAGGCGTCGATACGGCAAACCGGAGTGGTCCTCTTCGTGCCACGGCCGCCGGGCTCGTGACCGTGTCACAAATGAAACGAGCGACGATCTTCGCATTCACCCTGGCGGTGCTGTCGGGAGGCTACCTCATGTGGCGCGGCGGGTGGCCGATCGTCGTCATCGGCGCATTGTCGATCTTGTTCGGATTCCTCTACACGGCAGGTCGGTTTTCTCTGTCTTCCCTCGGCGTGGCCGACGTGTTTGTGTTCGTCTTCTTCGGTCCCGTGGCCGTTGCCGGGACCTACTACGTTCAGGTGCTCGCGATGTCACCGGCCGTTCTCCTGGCCGGTGTCGCGCCGGGGTTGCT
The DNA window shown above is from Rhodothermales bacterium and carries:
- a CDS encoding 1,4-dihydroxy-2-naphthoate polyprenyltransferase, whose product is MASVSTWILASRPKTLFATVAPVLVGTAMAVEAGGVHILSATLCLLAAVLIQIGTNFHNDVADFEKGVDTANRSGPLRATAAGLVTVSQMKRATIFAFTLAVLSGGYLMWRGGWPIVVIGALSILFGFLYTAGRFSLSSLGVADVFVFVFFGPVAVAGTYYVQVLAMSPAVLLAGVAPGLLSVAILLVNNIRDVEEDREAGKNTLVVRVGRVWGTHLYLMCIVVAAGVPIALTLWQPAKSLVLIAVLAIPVLVPAWRKLRASKEGHVLNPILARTAQVLMLYSILFSIGWSL
- the menB gene encoding 1,4-dihydroxy-2-naphthoyl-CoA synthase, with product MALVDWQDAGSFTDIKYHKAEGIAKITINRPEVRNAFRPLTVTEMRRALNDARDDHTIGVIVLTGEGPEAFCSGGDQRIRGDAGYAEDDTGVMRLNVLDLQREIRSCPKPVIAMVAGWAVGGGHVLHVFCDLTIAADNARFMQTGPKVGSFDGGFGASYLARIVGQKKAREIWFLCRPYDAQQALEMGLVNTVVPLDRLEDETVQWCREILANSQMAIRCLKAGLNADCDGQVGLQELAGNATMLFYMSEEGKEGKNAFLEKRKPDFGKFPYRP